In one window of Pseudomonadota bacterium DNA:
- a CDS encoding DUF3450 domain-containing protein, whose translation MTRRLKAFAFLSAMVGLMGPADAGAESLKDVVKTDRERHAEGAKAQQRIDKIHEQRTGLAAEYQSVLEQIDALKVYNRQVDTLIGSQEKELASLDRQIQNATVFSRALTPLMLKMIDALDNLRKLDVPFLAEERKGRVERLKALMSNSAVSDSERYRQILGAYRIESDYGRTIEHYKGPIEVDGQKRTVDFLRVGRLALLYRSLDGKEVGAWNQATRRWEKLPNRYRDAVKEGLRIARKEKAPNDLLWLPVPAPQEDSK comes from the coding sequence TTGACCCGACGCCTCAAGGCGTTCGCGTTCCTGTCGGCAATGGTCGGCCTCATGGGCCCGGCAGATGCCGGCGCGGAGAGCCTGAAGGATGTCGTAAAGACCGATCGGGAACGGCATGCGGAAGGTGCCAAGGCGCAGCAGCGCATCGACAAGATCCATGAGCAGCGGACCGGCCTCGCGGCCGAGTACCAGTCGGTGCTCGAGCAAATCGACGCGCTCAAGGTCTACAACCGTCAAGTTGACACGTTGATCGGCTCCCAGGAGAAGGAGCTCGCGTCGCTTGACAGGCAGATCCAGAACGCGACGGTCTTTTCGCGCGCACTCACTCCGCTGATGCTCAAGATGATCGACGCCCTCGACAACCTGAGAAAGCTCGACGTACCGTTCCTGGCCGAGGAACGCAAAGGGCGTGTCGAGCGCCTCAAGGCGCTCATGAGCAATTCCGCGGTTTCGGACTCGGAGCGCTACCGCCAAATCCTGGGGGCCTACCGAATCGAGAGCGACTACGGCCGCACCATCGAGCACTACAAGGGCCCAATCGAGGTGGACGGCCAAAAACGTACCGTGGACTTCCTGAGAGTGGGGCGCCTGGCGCTGCTCTACCGCAGCCTGGATGGCAAGGAAGTCGGTGCCTGGAACCAGGCCACGCGGCGCTGGGAGAAGCTGCCCAATCGCTACCGCGACGCCGTAAAGGAAGGCCTACGCATCGCACGTAAGGAGAAGGCGCCGAACGATCTGTTGTGGCTGCCGGTTCCCGCGCCCCAGGAGGATTCGAAGTGA
- the acs gene encoding acetate--CoA ligase, which translates to MSKPGSEAGLENLMHESRVFPPPATLAAGAHLSSVRDYERMWKRSINDGNGFWLEQAQRLSWFKQPTRALEYQWDSKGRAIRHTWFADGVLNVSHNCLDRHLGTPVEHKTALLWQGEAEDAVRRISYGELHREVCKCANVLKSLGAAKGDRIAIYMPMVPELAVVMLACARIGALHSVIFGGFSSEAIRDRVNDSDCSLLVTANAGVRGGKVIPLKQIADKALQSTPSIRNVLVVRACDEACGMSADRDVWYHEAMQGADPACEPAPVEAEAPLFILYTSGSTGKPKGVVHSSAGYLLQASLTHRLVFDIHDDDVYWCTADIGWVTGHSYIVYGPLANGATSLMFEGVPTYPDAGRFWHICDKFGVTAFYTAPTAIRALMRLGTEWPHKHKLESLRVLGTVGEPINPEAWMWYHEQVGRGRCPIVDTWWQTETGGFMITPLPGVHTLKPGSAGRAFLGVDPVILRDDGTECAPNEGGKLCIRRPWPGMMRTTWGDHDRFIDTYFQAFDNVYFTGDGCRKDEDGDYWLMGRIDDVVNVSGHRIGTAEVESALVSHPRVAEAAVVPIPHDIKGQALYAFVTLIEGSSESAALQKELALHVRHEIGPIAVPETLQFAPGLPKTRSGKIMRRILRKIAENATESLGDTTTLADPGVVETLVKGRAVAG; encoded by the coding sequence ATGAGTAAGCCCGGCAGCGAAGCAGGCCTCGAGAACTTGATGCACGAATCCCGGGTGTTCCCGCCTCCGGCCACGCTGGCGGCCGGAGCTCACCTGAGCAGCGTGCGGGACTACGAACGGATGTGGAAGCGCTCCATCAACGACGGGAACGGCTTCTGGCTCGAGCAGGCGCAACGCTTGAGCTGGTTCAAGCAGCCCACGCGGGCGCTCGAATACCAGTGGGACAGCAAGGGCCGAGCCATCCGGCACACGTGGTTCGCCGATGGCGTGCTGAACGTCTCCCACAACTGCCTCGATCGTCATCTGGGCACTCCGGTCGAACACAAGACCGCGCTCCTTTGGCAGGGCGAAGCCGAAGACGCGGTTCGCCGCATCAGCTACGGCGAGCTTCACCGGGAGGTGTGCAAGTGCGCGAACGTACTCAAGTCGCTGGGCGCTGCCAAGGGCGACCGGATAGCAATCTACATGCCCATGGTTCCGGAGCTCGCGGTGGTGATGCTGGCCTGCGCCCGGATCGGCGCCCTGCACTCGGTTATCTTTGGCGGGTTCAGCTCCGAGGCCATCCGCGACCGGGTCAACGATTCCGACTGCAGCCTGCTCGTGACCGCCAACGCAGGCGTACGCGGCGGCAAGGTGATTCCGCTCAAACAGATCGCCGACAAGGCGCTGCAATCCACGCCGAGCATCAGGAACGTGCTCGTGGTGCGCGCCTGCGACGAGGCTTGCGGGATGAGCGCCGATCGCGACGTGTGGTACCACGAGGCCATGCAGGGGGCGGACCCCGCCTGCGAGCCAGCGCCGGTCGAAGCCGAGGCGCCGCTCTTCATCCTCTATACTTCGGGCTCCACGGGCAAGCCCAAGGGCGTGGTGCACAGCAGCGCAGGCTACCTGCTGCAAGCCAGTCTGACCCATCGCCTGGTGTTCGATATTCACGACGACGACGTGTACTGGTGCACGGCCGACATCGGTTGGGTGACCGGGCACAGCTACATTGTCTATGGACCGCTCGCAAATGGGGCCACTTCGCTGATGTTCGAAGGCGTACCCACCTATCCGGACGCCGGCCGCTTCTGGCACATCTGCGATAAGTTCGGCGTGACCGCCTTCTACACGGCACCCACAGCCATCCGGGCGCTGATGCGGCTGGGTACCGAATGGCCGCACAAGCACAAGCTCGAGAGCCTGCGCGTCCTGGGGACGGTGGGCGAGCCCATCAACCCGGAAGCTTGGATGTGGTACCACGAACAGGTCGGACGTGGCCGCTGCCCGATCGTCGACACCTGGTGGCAGACCGAGACCGGGGGCTTCATGATCACGCCGCTGCCGGGCGTGCACACCCTGAAGCCGGGCAGTGCGGGCCGCGCCTTCTTGGGCGTCGACCCGGTCATTTTGCGCGACGACGGCACGGAGTGTGCACCCAACGAGGGCGGCAAGCTGTGCATCCGCAGGCCCTGGCCGGGCATGATGCGCACGACCTGGGGCGATCACGACCGCTTCATCGACACATACTTTCAGGCCTTCGACAACGTCTACTTCACAGGCGACGGTTGCCGGAAAGACGAAGACGGCGACTACTGGCTGATGGGTCGCATCGATGACGTGGTCAACGTGTCGGGTCACCGGATTGGCACAGCAGAGGTAGAGTCGGCCCTGGTGAGCCATCCTCGGGTCGCCGAAGCTGCCGTCGTGCCGATTCCGCACGATATCAAGGGTCAAGCGCTCTACGCGTTCGTTACCCTCATCGAAGGCTCCAGCGAGAGTGCGGCGCTGCAAAAAGAGCTCGCTCTGCACGTTCGGCACGAAATCGGGCCCATCGCCGTGCCGGAGACGCTGCAGTTTGCACCCGGTTTGCCCAAGACTCGCTCCGGCAAGATCATGCGCCGGATTCTGCGTAAGATCGCGGAAAACGCCACGGAATCGCTCGGGGACACCACCACCCTGGCCGACCCCGGAGTGGTCGAGACCTTGGTCAAGGGGCGCGCAGTGGCAGGCTAG
- a CDS encoding CDGSH iron-sulfur domain-containing protein, producing MASDDPISKFCSDDVDVHWDARLCIHIGECGRAQGELFVGGRKPWCQPDLVKADEVVEVTERCPTGALTYIRKDGGTSEHSDQENVVVVSAHGPLYLRGDLDIDGAQAGMPGVRFRAALCRCGASRNKPFCDNAHEAKGFRDCGAVGERGEAATSTGGRLQVRRALGGPLLLQGNFSIIAGSGRVAWKGTKAALCRCGESKNRPFCDGSHREAGFQAD from the coding sequence GTGGCTAGCGACGACCCTATCAGCAAGTTTTGTAGCGACGATGTGGACGTGCACTGGGACGCTCGCCTTTGCATTCACATCGGCGAGTGCGGTCGGGCCCAGGGCGAGCTCTTCGTCGGCGGCCGAAAGCCGTGGTGCCAGCCGGACCTCGTAAAGGCCGACGAGGTCGTGGAAGTGACCGAACGCTGTCCTACCGGAGCGCTTACCTATATTCGCAAGGACGGCGGAACGAGCGAGCACAGCGACCAGGAAAACGTGGTCGTGGTGTCGGCTCACGGCCCACTGTACCTGCGCGGCGATCTAGACATCGATGGTGCTCAGGCCGGCATGCCGGGGGTGCGTTTTCGCGCGGCGCTGTGCCGCTGCGGCGCCTCTCGGAACAAGCCGTTCTGCGATAACGCGCACGAGGCCAAGGGATTCCGCGACTGCGGTGCTGTCGGTGAGCGGGGTGAGGCTGCCACTAGCACGGGCGGCAGGCTCCAGGTGCGACGGGCGCTCGGCGGGCCCCTGCTGCTTCAGGGCAATTTCTCGATCATCGCGGGCAGCGGGCGCGTGGCGTGGAAGGGCACCAAGGCCGCGCTGTGCCGCTGCGGAGAGTCCAAGAACAGGCCCTTTTGCGATGGGTCACACCGTGAGGCTGGGTTTCAGGCCGACTGA